Proteins from a single region of Halorubrum sp. 2020YC2:
- a CDS encoding Hsp20/alpha crystallin family protein produces the protein MDRDDRDDPFGDFFEEIERMMNEMANGSPPSADDAGFGSETHVDAYTTEESVRLVADLPAVSKEDLSLRCDGDALTISAVSDRREYDETVDLPAPVDEHSADATFNNGVLEVTFDRVDDSASIDLV, from the coding sequence ATGGACAGAGACGACCGCGACGATCCGTTCGGAGACTTCTTCGAGGAGATCGAGCGGATGATGAACGAGATGGCCAACGGCAGCCCCCCGTCGGCCGACGACGCCGGGTTCGGCTCCGAGACCCACGTCGACGCGTACACCACCGAGGAGTCGGTCCGTCTCGTGGCCGACCTCCCCGCCGTCTCGAAGGAGGACCTCTCGCTGCGCTGCGACGGCGACGCGCTCACCATCTCCGCGGTCTCCGACCGTCGCGAGTACGACGAGACCGTCGACCTCCCCGCGCCCGTCGACGAGCACTCCGCGGACGCGACGTTCAACAACGGCGTCCTCGAAGTAACCTTTGACCGCGTCGACGACAGCGCGTCGATCGACCTCGTCTGA
- the gap gene encoding type I glyceraldehyde-3-phosphate dehydrogenase codes for MSKSNLTAGDDVSDDEVVRVGLNGFGRIGRNVFRAVLESPRIELVGINDVMDFDDMGYLAKYDTVMGRLDGVERDGDELTIGGTAVPLFNVQDPADLPWDELDVDVALECTGIFRTRDDASAHLDGGADTVIISAPPKGEKPVKQLVYGVNHDEYEGDDVVSNASCTTNSITPVAKVLDAEFGIDAGTLTTVHAYTGSQSLIDGPMSKRRRGRAAAENIVPTSTGAAGAAQEVLPQLEGKIDGMAMRVPVPTGSITEFVVSLDEDVTEEEVNAAFRDAADSGPLAGVLGYTDDEVVSSDIVGLPFSSYVDLGSTNVIAGGKLLKILTWYDNEYGFSNRMLDMAAYVHDEA; via the coding sequence ATGAGTAAATCGAACCTGACTGCGGGCGACGACGTGAGCGACGACGAGGTCGTTCGAGTGGGACTCAACGGCTTCGGGCGCATCGGGCGGAACGTGTTCCGCGCGGTCTTAGAGAGTCCCCGGATCGAGCTCGTCGGGATCAACGACGTGATGGACTTCGACGACATGGGGTATCTCGCGAAGTACGACACCGTCATGGGTCGGCTCGACGGCGTCGAGCGCGACGGCGACGAGCTGACGATCGGCGGCACCGCCGTCCCGCTGTTCAACGTTCAGGACCCCGCCGACCTCCCGTGGGACGAGCTCGACGTCGACGTCGCCTTGGAGTGTACGGGCATCTTCCGCACCCGCGACGACGCGAGCGCGCACCTCGACGGCGGCGCCGACACCGTGATCATCTCCGCCCCGCCGAAGGGCGAGAAGCCGGTCAAACAGCTCGTCTACGGCGTCAACCACGACGAGTACGAGGGCGACGACGTGGTCTCGAACGCCTCCTGCACGACGAACTCCATCACCCCGGTCGCGAAGGTGCTCGACGCGGAGTTCGGCATCGACGCCGGCACGCTCACCACGGTTCACGCGTACACCGGCTCCCAGAGCCTCATCGACGGCCCGATGAGCAAGCGCCGTCGCGGCCGTGCGGCCGCCGAGAACATCGTCCCCACGTCGACGGGCGCCGCGGGCGCCGCACAGGAGGTCCTCCCGCAGCTCGAGGGCAAGATCGACGGGATGGCGATGCGCGTCCCGGTCCCGACCGGCTCGATCACCGAGTTCGTCGTCAGCCTCGACGAGGACGTCACCGAGGAGGAGGTCAACGCCGCCTTCCGCGACGCCGCCGACTCCGGCCCGCTCGCGGGTGTCCTCGGCTACACCGACGACGAGGTCGTCTCCTCGGACATCGTCGGGCTCCCCTTCTCCAGCTACGTCGACCTCGGGTCGACGAACGTCATCGCCGGCGGGAAGCTCCTGAAGATCCTCACCTGGTACGACAACGAGTACGGCTTCTCGAACCGGATGCTCGACATGGCCGCGTACGTCCACGACGAGGCGTAA